The Leucobacter rhizosphaerae genome includes a region encoding these proteins:
- the rplF gene encoding 50S ribosomal protein L6, whose translation MSRIGKLPITVPGGVDVKIAGQQVTVKGAKGELALVVAEPIRVSLEDGQVVVTRPNDERDSRALHGLTRTLINNNIIGVTEGYTKQLEVVGTGYRVQQKGAGLELALGFSHPVSVTAPEGITLAVEGSTKITVSGISKQAVGEAAANIRKLKKPEPYKGKGIRYAGEVVRRKAGKAGK comes from the coding sequence ATGTCCCGTATTGGAAAGCTTCCCATCACCGTTCCCGGTGGTGTCGACGTCAAGATCGCCGGCCAGCAGGTCACGGTCAAGGGCGCGAAGGGCGAGCTCGCGCTCGTCGTCGCTGAGCCCATTCGCGTCTCCCTCGAGGACGGACAGGTGGTTGTCACCCGTCCGAACGACGAGCGCGATTCCCGAGCGCTGCACGGTCTGACCCGTACGCTCATCAACAACAACATCATCGGCGTGACCGAGGGCTACACCAAGCAGCTCGAGGTCGTCGGCACCGGATACCGCGTGCAGCAGAAGGGCGCCGGCCTCGAGCTCGCGCTCGGCTTCTCCCACCCGGTGAGCGTGACGGCCCCCGAGGGCATCACACTCGCCGTCGAGGGCAGCACGAAGATCACCGTGAGCGGTATCTCGAAGCAGGCGGTCGGAGAGGCCGCGGCGAACATCCGCAAGCTGAAGAAGCCGGAGCCCTACAAGGGCAAGGGCATCCGCTACGCGGGCGAGGTCGTCCGTCGCAAGGCTGGAAAGGCTGGTAAGTAA
- the rpsH gene encoding 30S ribosomal protein S8, whose translation MTMTDPVADMLTRLRNANSAHHDDVSLPGSKLKERIAEILKREGYIADWKVEDARVGTTITMSLKYGPNRERSIEGLKRVSKPGLRVYARSTEIPSVLGGLGIAILSTSSGLLTDREAEQKGVGGEVLAYVW comes from the coding sequence ATGACGATGACTGATCCGGTCGCAGATATGCTGACCCGGTTGCGCAATGCAAATAGCGCACATCATGACGACGTTTCGCTTCCCGGCTCAAAGCTGAAGGAGCGGATCGCCGAGATCCTCAAGCGCGAAGGCTACATCGCGGACTGGAAGGTGGAGGACGCCCGCGTCGGCACCACCATCACCATGTCGCTGAAGTACGGCCCCAACCGCGAGCGCTCCATCGAGGGCCTCAAGCGCGTGTCCAAGCCCGGTCTCCGGGTCTACGCGCGCTCGACCGAGATCCCGAGCGTGCTCGGCGGCCTCGGCATCGCGATCCTGTCCACCTCCTCGGGTCTTCTGACGGACCGCGAGGCTGAGCAGAAGGGCGTAGGCGGGGAAGTCCTCGCTTACGTGTGGTAA
- the rplE gene encoding 50S ribosomal protein L5 — MTETKIQPRLKQKYRSEIVPQLREEFSYANIMQVPGVVKVVVNTGVGEAARDSKVIEGAIADLVKITGQKPMVTKARKSIAQFKLREGQAIGAHVTLRGDRAWEFLDRLVNLALPRIRDFRGLSPKQFDGNGNYTFGLTEQSVFHEIDQDKIDRVRGFDITVVTTAKNDDEGRALLKALGFPFKTD; from the coding sequence ATGACCGAGACCAAGATTCAGCCCCGTCTGAAGCAGAAGTACCGTTCCGAGATCGTGCCGCAGCTCCGCGAGGAGTTCAGCTACGCGAACATCATGCAGGTGCCCGGCGTCGTCAAGGTCGTCGTGAACACCGGTGTGGGCGAAGCCGCACGCGACAGCAAGGTGATCGAGGGCGCCATCGCCGACCTCGTGAAGATCACCGGCCAGAAGCCCATGGTCACGAAGGCTCGCAAGTCCATCGCTCAGTTCAAGCTGCGCGAGGGCCAGGCCATCGGCGCGCACGTCACCCTCCGCGGTGACCGCGCCTGGGAGTTCCTGGACCGTCTCGTGAACCTCGCGCTGCCGCGTATCCGCGATTTCCGCGGTCTGTCGCCGAAGCAGTTCGACGGCAACGGCAACTACACGTTCGGACTCACGGAGCAGAGTGTGTTCCACGAGATCGATCAGGATAAGATTGATCGCGTGCGTGGCTTCGACATCACTGTCGTGACCACCGCGAAGAACGACGACGAGGGTCGCGCGCTGCTCAAGGCGCTCGGCTTCCCGTTCAAGACCGATTAA
- the rplX gene encoding 50S ribosomal protein L24 — protein MASKIKKGDLVEVISGPTQERGGYRGKQGRVIDVLTETDRVVVEGVNYVTKHVRVGQSDRGTREGGIETVEAPIHVSNVAVVDPESKKPTRVGFRVEEVEKDGKKKTVRVRYAKKSGKDL, from the coding sequence ATGGCTAGCAAGATCAAGAAGGGTGACCTCGTCGAGGTCATCTCGGGTCCGACCCAGGAGCGCGGTGGCTACCGCGGCAAGCAGGGTCGGGTCATCGATGTGCTGACCGAGACCGACCGTGTGGTCGTGGAGGGCGTGAACTACGTCACCAAGCACGTGCGCGTCGGCCAGTCCGACCGCGGCACCCGCGAGGGTGGGATCGAGACCGTCGAGGCCCCGATCCACGTCTCCAACGTCGCCGTCGTCGATCCCGAGTCGAAGAAGCCGACTCGCGTCGGGTTCCGCGTCGAAGAGGTGGAGAAGGACGGCAAGAAGAAGACCGTCCGCGTCCGCTACGCCAAGAAGTCCGGGAAGGATCTCTGA